From Amycolatopsis sp. WQ 127309:
GCTCGTGGCCGACACCGGCGACGGTCCGTTGCCCGCGATCAGCGTCACCGGCACCGGCGCCGGTTCGGTCGCGAAGGCCCTGGCCGGGCACCTCGGCGAGGCCCTCGCGCACGACGTCCTGGCTCGCGTCCCGGTGAAGATCCGTGGTGGCGACGGCGGGCACGTCGAGATCTCTTTCGCTTCGACGCGGCTGCGGATCGACCCGGCGGTCGGGGAGATCGTCGGGCGGCTGCGCTCGGGGCTGCCGGTGTTGCGTTTGGACAGTGTCGCGGACGCCGTGGAGTCGCACGAGAACCCCGGTCTGCTGTGGACGTCGGTGCTGGCTCAGGTTGCGACGTCGCCGGAGTTCGCTGCGGTCACGCACGTCGTCGACCGGCGGTTCGATCCGGCATCCGGGAAGTGGCGGCCGGTCGGACCGTCCATCCCGGACTTCTTCCCGGGTGTGGGCAAGGGCGAGTGGCGGGACGGCTTGGTGTATCGACCTTTGGTTCCGGGTGCCTCTGTTGTGGACACGCCTCGTTCGATTGCCGAGTCTATTGTGGAGCGTCTCGGCGACGGCTTGCCCGCGCCCGTTGTTCCGGATGAGCTGATGGCTGATGTCCAAAGTGAACTGATCGCGGTGACTCCGCCGGGTGCGGCGCCTTTCGTGATCGATGGCGCGTTGAGTCCGGCCGACGCCGCGGCCGTGGCCGGGCTGGCCGAGGAGTTCGCGTTGCTGCAGCTGCACGGCGTCACGGACACCGTCGTCGGCCGGGACGACGTCCTGGAGATCGCGGCCCGGGTGGCCGGCGGCCTGGACGTCGGCGCCGCCGCGGACGCCATCGACGCCCTGGTCCGGCACGGAGCGTTGCGGCCGGGGCTGGTGACCGTCGCGATGGACGCCGTCCTGGCGTCGCCGGACGTCGAGACGCGGGCCGGCGCGGTCGCGGCGGTGGTCCGGGAACTGGCCGAGGGGGATCTGCCGATCGGGGTCATGCGCGAAGCGGTGCGCGGCGCGGTGGACGACCCCGAGCCCACGCGGCGCGCGCTGTGGCTGATGCGGCGGTTCCGGGTCACGAACCTCGCGTGGCTCTACCGGTGGCGGATCGCGGAGGGCGTGCGACGCTATCAGGAACAGGAGAAGGCGGCGTCGGAACGATCGGCCCGGTTGACGGCCGCGGTGGGAGGGGTGCGTGATGACGGCTGAGAAGTGGGTGCTGCTGGTCGACCCGGCGTGGCCCCCGGAGCCGTCGGCGCCCGACCGGACCCACGTGGTCGGCGGCTGGCCGGCCGCGGCGGACGGCTCGATCGGCGACTTCGAGCCGAACCCGGAGTACGTGCCGTCGGGCCCGGACAGCCCGGCGGACCCGCTGGACGCGGTTCTGCGGCTGCTGGCCGTGGGTGACGCGGAGTTCGCCCAGGTGGCGTCGGTGTTCCGCCAGGTCGAGACGGCGGTGGCGCTGGACGCGTCGGGCGCGCCCTTGACGGCACCGTCGCCCGACGGCGTCCCGTGCCTGCTGGTGGCGACGGCGCCCGCCCACCGCCACCGGGTCCGGACGGCGGGCTGGCGAGCGGTGGACGCGGGGGAGCTGGCGGCGCTGCTGGCGGACCGCCCGGGCACGGACCTGCTGCTCAACCCGGGCGCGGTCGGCTGCACCCGCCTGTCGGCGGAGACGGTCCAGGACCTCTCGCGCCCGTAACGCCCGAAGTCCGTGAATGCCACATCGAGGGACACTAGGTCTCTCAATGTGGCATTCACGGACTTGGCCTGGTCCGCCGGACCGCCTGGGGTCAGCGGCTTTCGCCGAGGCGGTGCAGGACGGCGGCCGCCAAGGCTGTTCGTTCCAGCATCCCCTCGACGCTGATGTGCTCGTGCCGTGCGTGGGCGCCGTCGCCGACCGCGCCGAAGCCGTCCAGGACCGGGTGGCCCAGCGCCGCCACGAAGTTGCCGTCGCTGGCTCCGCCCACCGAGCACTCTTCCAACGTGACGCCCAGCTCCGCCGCCGTCGCGCGGGCCAGGTGGTACAGCTCCGCGGTCGCCGGGGAACGCTCCATCACCGGGCGGTTCCAGCCGCCCTCCACCACGAGCGTCGCGCGGGGGTCGTGGGCCGTGAGCGCCGCCAGGCCCGCGTCGACGCGGGACGCCTCCGCCGCGCTCGACACGCGCACGTCGACCTCGCCGGACGCCGCGCCCGCGATCACGTTCTGCCTGGTCCCGCCGGAGATCACGCCGACGTTGACCGTCGTCCCGGCGGCCGGGTCGGCCAGCGCGTGCAGGGCCAGGACCGCCCGGGCCAGCTCGTCGATCGCGCTCGCGCCCTTCGCCGGGTCCAGCCCGGCGTGGGACTCGACGCCGGTGGCGCGCACGCGGAACAGGCCGACGCCCTTGCGCGCGGTCTTCACCGCGCCGTCCGCGCTCGCCTCGAACACCAGCGTCGCGCGGGTGCCCGCCGCGGCCTCCTCGATCACCGGCCGGGACGCCGGGCTGCCGATCTCCTCGTCGCCGTTGAGGACCAGCCGGACGGCCGGGCGGGGGAGCCCGGCGGCGTCGAGCGCGCGCAGTGCCCACACCGCGTGCACCAGGCCCGACTTCATGTCGAAGATCCCCGGCCCGGTCGCGCGGTCGCCGTCCACCGTGAACGGCCAGTCCGCGAGCGTCCCGAGCGGCCACACCGTGTCGTAGTGGGCCAGCACCAGAACCGGCGTGCCGGCGCCGGCGAAGTCGTAGACCTTGACGTCGCCGTGGACACCGCCGTCGACGTCGCGCACCGACGCGGGCGGGCCCAGCCGGTCGCGCAGCCAGCCGTCCACCCAGGACAGTCCCCGGGCGAGGCTTTCCTTGTCGTCGCTGGGAGTCTCGATGCCGACGTAAGCGGCGACGTCGGCCAGCAGCTCGTCGCGGTGGGCGCGCACCCACTCGTGCGGGATCGTCACGGCCGCTCCCCGAGGACGTGGCCGACGACCTGGGCGTGGGTGGCGAACCAGACGCCGTCGTGGCCGGTGATGTGGTCGAGCAGCTCGGTGAGGATCGCGATCCGCGAGCGGTGCCCGATGATGTGCGGGTGCATGGTGAGCTGGAACAGGCCGCCGTCGGCGTAGGCCGCGTCGAACTCGTCGCGCCAGATCGAAAGCACCCCGCGCGGTGGCGTGTAGGGCCGCAGGGCGGCGAACCGGTCCATCATGAAGTACGGCGCGTCGTCGCGGATCCACTCCACCGGCAGCTCGACGACGCCGGTGGGCTCGCCGTGTTCGAGGAGCTCGTAGCAGTCGTCGTCGGCCATCAGCGACGAGTCGTACCGCAGGCCCAGCTCGCGGGTGATGGCCAGGGTGTGCGCGGAGAAGTCCCACGACGGCGTCCGGATGCCGGCCGGCCGGGTGCCCGCGAGCCGCTCCAGGACGTCGGCGGCGCGAAAGGCGAGGTCACGCTCCTCGGCCCCGGTGAGGGCGGTGTTGCGTTCGTGGATCCAGCCGTGCAGCGCGACCTCGTGCCCGTGGTCCACATAGGACTGCACTTCGCCGTCGTGCAGCAACGCCGAGACCGCGGGCACGAAGAACGACGCCGGCGCGGAGTACCGCTCGAGCAGGCGCAGCAACCGCGGCACGCCGACGCGCGCGCCGTACTCGCCCTGCGCCAGCTTGCCGGGCAGCACGTCGCCGTCGCGCAACGCGGGCGTCTCGTGGTCGGAGTCGAACGACAACGCCACCGCCACCTTCGCGCCGCCGGGCCACGACGCGGGCCGCAGCGAGCGGCCCGCCCGGACGTGCTCGACGTGCCCGCGCCACGTCGATTCGTCCCACCGCCAGGGTTGGTCGTTCTCCACCACCGCATCTTGACCGCGGGGAAACGTCGAGGGCAAGGGCCGGAAGAGTCACCCGGCGCGGATCACGCCCAGGCCCAGCGGGGTGATCTCGTGAATCTGCGACTTGCCCGCCCGGGTGCTGGTGATCAGCCCGCTCGCCCGCAGGACCGACGCGTGCTGGCTGGCCGTGGCCAGAGCGATGTCCGTCAGCTCCGCCAGCTCGCTCGTGTTGCAGCGGGTGATCGCCACCGTCATGAGGACGCGGGCGCGGGTCCGGCCGAGCAGCGCGGCCAGCGACGGGCCGGGCTCGGCGTCGCTGTCCAGGGTCGTGTGGCCGATCGAGTAGACGAGCGACGGCGGCAGCCCCGGGTCCTTGTACGTCGTCGGCATGCCGTGGGCGAAGAACGTCGGGAGCAGCCGGAGGCCGCGGCCGGCCAGGTGGAGCGTCTGGTCGACCGGGAAGCGGACGCGGAGCACCGGCGGGTTCCACGCGATGTCCGGGTGCAGCGTCGAGAGCAGCAGCTGAGGCCCGCCGCGATCAAGGCCGGACTGCAGCCGGCGGCGCTCGCGCGCGACGGTGCGGCGGACCGCCGGCCAGTCCGGGGCGAGGCACTGGCGGTAGTAGTCGTGCAGCGCCGTGCCCAGCCGGCGCAGCTCGCGCGGTTCGCCGTCACCGAGGCGGCGCAGCCACGGCGGGACGCGGGTCCCCTGCGCGGCGAGCTCGGCGACGTCGGCGGCCAGGACCCGTGGCGGGGTTTCGAGCATGGCGGCGATGCCGTCGCCGACCGTGCGGGCGCCGGGCGGGGTGAGGAAGTCCGGGCAGTAGCCGTACGGCGGCACGGCGGCCATGAGCAGCCGCCCGGACTCGGGGACCGCGGAGCGTGACCCCCGGCGCCACCGGCCGAAGAAGGGCTCACCCTCGGGTCGCCGGATCCGGTAGCTGCTCATCAGCAGCTCCCACATCGGGTCGGCGTCCTCGGCGATGGTCAGCTTCGCCAGGTCCGCGTCCGTGAAGTGAATTTCCAACATGCCGGGCGCACCCCCTTCCCGGCGAGAATAGCGCTGGTCGGACGCGGTTTCCGCCGGGGCGCCCGGCATTCCCGCCGGGCGACGTTTCGGCCGGGCGCGAAACGTTTTCGGGCCCGTTGACCCGCTCGCGCGGCGCTGGCAGGTTCTGCTCGACGGGACGTGCCCGCAGCCGGCTGGGGGAGGGCTGCGGGCACGCCCGGTGACCAGGGGCCGGCGATGCTCGAACGGGCGGTGTCCGGATGCCTGCCGTGCGATCCTGGTCGCATGGCGCAGCCCGGCGAACCCCCACCGGACGGCGAGGTCGATCCGGCGGCCCGCACCCAGATCCTGCTCGCCGAGTACAACGCGCTCCGGACCGAGACCGAGCGGCGCTCGACGATCCAGTGGAACGTGTTCGCCCTGCAGCTGGCGTCGGCGGGCGCGATCTCCAGCGTGGCGATCTCGTCCTCGACCTTCGCCCTGCTGCTGCTCGTCCCGTTCGCGTCGTACCTGCTCGGCAGCCGGTACATCCTGCACGACTTCCACATCAAGCTGATCCGCCGCTACGTTCGCGAGTCGCTGGCGCAGCGGCTCGGCGGGCAGGTCCGGTGGGAGTCGTGGCGGACGTCGGCGCTGGCCGCGCCCACGACCCGCGGCTGGTTCAGCGTCACCGGCTGGAACTTCCTGCACCCGACCAGGCTGGCGTTCGAGGGGGTCGGTTTCCTCAGCCTGGCCGCCGGGCTGCTGTCCGCGGGCTACCACTGGTGGCGGACCTCGGCGCCGTGGCCGTTGACCGTCGGTTTCCTGCTGGGCTGGCTGCTCGGGCTCGCCGCCGTCCTGCTGCTCGGCCGGGCTTTCCGGCGCGCTTCGGACCTCTGAGCGGCCGACCTGAGCCGTCGCGCACGGTCTGCCGGGCCGGCGATGTTAACTTTGGGACAAGCCTGGAGGAAGGACAGCGATGAGCGAACCCGGCCGGGTGGTGCCCGCGCGACGGCGGGGGCTGGCCGACGAGGTCGCCGACCGGATCCGGGACGCCATCTTCGACGGCGCCTACCCGCCCGGCAGCCAGCTGCGGGAGGTGGAGCTGTCCGCCGCGCTGGGCGTCAGCCGGGGGCCGGTGCGGGAGGCCCTCCTGCGGCTCGAACGAGAAGGCCTGGCGCGCAGCGAGTGGCACCGCGGCGCGACCGTGACGGCCCTGACCGAGCCCGACGTCGCCGAGCTCGACACGCTGCGGGCGGCCCTCGAGCAGCTCGCCGTCGCGCTGGTGATCGAGCGCGCGCCGGCCGAGGGGCTGGCGGCGGTCGACACGGCCGTGGGGCGGATGGCGCGCGCCGCGGACGAGCACGAGATGGTCCGCTGCGACATCGCCTTCCACGACGCCGTGTACGCCGCCGCGGGGCACCGGCGCCTGCTCGAAGCGTGGGAGGCCATTCGCTCGCAGGTGCACCTGTTCCTGCTGACGCGCGTCGGCGTCGAGGCCGACGGTTACCTCGCGGCGATCCCGGAGGAGCACCGGCAGCTGGCCGCCGCGCTGCGCGCCGGTGACCGCGAGGCCGCGCTGGCGCTGTTCGCCGCCCACCGCCGGCACGCGTTCGACATCCTCACCGGCAAGGGCGGCTCAGCCGGCCGGTGACGGCTCGGCCGTGAGCGCCGCGTCCGCGAAGCCCGCGGTCAGGGCCCGGAGCGCCGCGTCCAGGTAGACCGTCAGGTCCGCGTCGGCCCGGGCCGACCAGCGTTCGTAGGCCGCGCGGCACGCCGCCAGCACCGCCCGGCCCACCGCCAGCGGGTACAGCGAGTCCGCGGGCTGGCCGGTCCGCGTGCCGACGTACGCGCTGACCGCGCGTTCCCAGGCGTCGTAGTGGATCGCCGCGCTCGCGGCCAGCTCGGGCACCGAGCTGAGCAGGCTCATCCGCTTGCGCAGCTCGGGGACGTCCTCGGCGCGGTAGTGGTTCGCGGCCAGCACGGCCGCGCGGACGGCGTCCATCACGGGCAGGCCGGCGGGCGCGTCGGCGAGCAGCTTCCGGATCGTCTCGACCTCGGTGTCGAACTCGTTCCACAGGACGTCCGACTTGGCGTCGTAGTACCGGAAGAACGTCCGGCGGCTGACCCCGGCGGTCGCGGCGATCTCGTCGACCGTCGTCTCGTGGAAGCCCCGTTCGGTGAACAGCCGCAGGGCGATGACCTCCAGCTCACGGGCGCTGGTGCCCGGTGGGCGGCCGCGGCGGACAGCGGGGGGCGGTGCGGTCATCCGGGTGCCGTTCCTTCGTGAGGCTTGTTTCTGACACTGGGTGACATTACTCTGCCTGATATTCGTCACAGGGTGCCGAAAAGAGGTCGACCATGCGGCTCGCGGAACTGTCCTGGCCGGACGTCGCCGAGCGCGCGGCGGCCGGGGCGATCCTGGCCGTGCCGGTCGGCGCGACCGAGCAGCACGGCCCGCACCTGCCGCTGACCACCGACACCGACATCGCCCAGGCCCTGTGCGACGGGCTCGCGGCCGCACGCCCGGACGTCCTGGTGGCCCCGGCGGTCGCGTACGGCTCGAGCGGCGAGCACGCGGGCTTCGCCGGGACGCTGTCGATCGGCCAGGAGGCGACCGAGCTGCTGCTGGCCGAGCTGGGCCGCTCGGCGGCCGGGACGTTCGGCCGGCTGCTGTTCGTCTCCGCCCACGGCGGCAACGCGGGCCCGGTCGCCCGGGCCGTCGCCCGCCTGCGGGCGGAGTCGCGCGACGTCGAGGTCTTCCAGCCGCGCTGGCCCGGCGATCCGCACGCCGGCCGCCCGGAAACGGCGCTGCAGCTGGCCTTGCGGCCGAGTGGGGTCCGGATGAACCGCGCGGTCGCGGGGGACACGCGGCCGCTGGGAGAGGTGCTGCCGCTGCTGCGCGAAGGCGGCGTCCGCGCGGTGACGGCGACCGGGGTACTGGGCGACCCGACCTCGGCGACGGCGGAAGAGGGCCGGGAGCTGCTGGCGCTCTTGACCGGAGCATTGGTGTCCCATGTGGACGCTTGGCATCCGGCGGTGTTCGCATGACGGCGCCTGCATGCGGCGCTGGTGTCCCCTGTGGACACCCGACCCGAGGCGCGGTGGCGGCATGACCCCGCGCACTGCCCTCGTCACCGGCGCGGCGCGCGGGATCGGCGCCGCGACCGTCCTTCGGCTGGCCGAACAGGGTTACGCCGTCCTCGCCGTCGACGTCACCGTCGACGATCCGGCTCTTCCTTACCCCATGGGCACCGCGGCCGAGCTGGCCGCCGTCGTCGCGAAGGCGGGGGACAACGCCACGGCCTTCGTCGCCGACGTCCGCGACCCCGGCGCCCTGGCCGCCGCCGTGGCCGAGGCCGAACGCCGCTGGGGCGGGCTCGACGTCGCGATCGCCGCCGCGGGCGTGATCGCCGGGGGCGTGCCGCTCTGGGAAGTCCCGGAGGCACGGGAAAAGGCCGTCCTCGAGGTCAACCTGAACGGCGTCATCCACCTGGCCCGGGCCGCCGTGCCCGCGCTGCTGCGCCGGCCCGAACCGCGCGCCGGCCGCTTTCTCGCCGTCGCCTCGGCCGCCGCGACCCGCGGCCTGCCGATGCTCGCGGCCTACTGCGCCGCGAAGGCCGGCGTCGCCGGGCTGATCCGCGCGCTCGGTGCCGAGCTGGGCCGCACCGGCGTCACCGCCAACGCCGTCAGCCCCGGCTCGACCGACACCCCGATCCTCGCTGAGAGCGCCCGGCTCTACGACCTGCCCGAGGCGGCCGCGTTCGCCGATCAGCAGCCCGCCGGCCGGCTCCTCGACCCGGCGGAAGTCGCCGCCGTGCTGGCGTTCCTCGCCGGGCCGGACAGCGGCGCGATGACCGGCGCGGTCGTGCCGGTGGACGGAGGCCTGGCCTTGTGACGCCCTTGCCGCCCGGGTTCCGCATCGCGCTGGACCCGGACACCCGCGAACTCGCCGACGGCCTCTGGTTCGGCGGCTCCCCGGCCCGCGTGCTGCGGCTGACCGGGGCCGGACGCAGAGCGTGGCAGGACCTCGGCGACGGCCCGGTCACCACCGCCGCCACCGGCACGCTCGCCCGCCGCCTCACCGACGCCGGTCTCGCCCATCCCGTGCCGCCGGCGCCCGGCGCACCCGCGGACGTCACCGTCGTCGTCCCGGTCCGCGACCGCGCCGAGCTGCTCGGCCGCTGCCTGGCCGAGCTCGACCGGAAGCACCCCGTGCTCGTCGTCGACGACGGCTCCGACGACCCCGCCGCCGTCGCGGCCGTGGCCGCCGCGCACGGCGCGAAGCTCGTGCGCCGGGACGTCAACGGCGGCCCGGGCGCCGCGCGCAACACCGCGCTGGACCACGTCGGCACCGAGCTGATCGCCTTCCTGGACAGCGACTGCGTCCCGGCCGACGGCTGGGCCGACCGCCTCGCGACCCACTTCGCCGATCCGCTGCTCGCCGCCGTCGCCCCCCGCGTCCGCGCACTGGCCCTCGACAGCTGGGCCGGCCGCTACACCCGCGCCGCGGGCAGCCTCGACCTCGGCGACCGGCCCGCGCGGGTCGCGCCGGGCACGCGGGTGTCGTACGTGCCGACCGCCGCGCTCGTGGTCCGCCGCAGCGCGCTGACGTCGGTCGCGGTCGACGGCGCGGTGTTCGACCCGGCGTTGCGTGTCGGCGAGGACGTCGACCTCGTCTGGCGCCTGCACGAGGCCGGCTTCCGCGTCCGCTACGCCCCGGACGTCGCCGTCGACCACCACGAACCGGAGACCTGGCGCGACCTGCTGGGCCGCCGGGCGCGCTACGGCACGTCCGCCGCACCGCTCGCGCTGCGGCACCCGAAAGCGCTGGCGCCCTTGGCTTTGCACCCCTGGCCCGCGCTGACCGTCGGTGCGCTGCTGGCCCGCCGGCCGGCGCTCGCCGCGCTCGCGTTCGGCGGCTCGGTGGGCAGCACGGTCCGCCTCCTGCGCGCCCACGACGTCCCGGACGCCGGGGTCGTGCGCGCGATGGCCACCGCCGTCCGGCAGACCTGGCTCGGGTGCGGCCGCTACGGCACCCAGTTCGCGGCCCCACTCCTCGCCGCGCTGCTGGTCCCCGGCGGGCGGCGGCGCTGGAGCCGCCGCGCCGCCGTCGCTTCGCTGCTGCTGGGCCCCCCGCTGACCGCGTGGGCGCAGCGGCGGCCGGAGCTCGATCCCGTCCGCTACACCGCGGCCGCGATCGCCGACGACATCGCGTACGGCGCCGGCGTCTGGGCCGGCTGCCTGGCGCAGCGCACCACGGTGCCGGTCCGCCCGGCCGTCGTGCGGCGCCCGCTCGAGATCGACCCGAAGGGAACACGATGACCTGGTTCGAGTCCGTCGCCGAAGCCCAGCGACGCGCGAAGAAGCGTCTCCCCGGTTCCGTCTACTCCGCCTTGATCGCCGGTTCCGAACGAGGCCTGACCCTCAAAGACAACCTCGGCGCGTTCGACGAGCTGCGGTTCGCGCCGCGCACCGCCGGGCACTTCGGCGAGCGCGACCTGAGCACGCACGTGCTCGGCCGCGACGTCGCGCTGCCGGTGCTGATCTCCCCGACCGGGGTGCAGGCGGTGCACCCGGACGGCGAGGTGGCCGTGGCCCGCGCCGCCGCCGCGCGCGGGACGTCCATCGGGCTCAGCTCGTTCGGCAGCAAGCCGATCGAGGAAGTCGTCGCGGCCAACCCGAACACCTACTTCCAGGTTTACTGGACCGGCACCCGCGAGGACATCCGCCGCCGTCTCGAGCGCGCCCGCGCGGCCGGGGCCGTCGGCATCATCCTGACCCTGGACTGGTCGTTCTCGCACAGCCGCGACTGGGGCAGCCCGCACATCCCGGAACGGCTCACCGTCCGCGAGCTGCTGCGCTTCGCGCCGGAGGGCCTGACGCACCCGCGCTGGCTGCTCGGCTACGTGCGCACCCGCGCACTGCCGGACCTCGGCGTGCCGAACATGGCCCAGCCGGGCGAGCCGTCGCCGACGTTCTTCGGCGCGTACGGCCAGTGGATGCAGACGCCGCCGCCGTCGTGGGAGGACGTCGCCTGGCTGCGCTCGCAGTGGGACGGCCCGTTCCTGCTCAAGGGCGTCATCCGGGTCGACGAGGCCCGCCGCGCGGTGGACGCGGGCGTCAGCGCGATCTCGGTGTCCAACCACGGCGGCAACAACCTCGACGGCACCCCGGCGACGATCCGCGCGCTCCCGGCGATCGCCGAGGCGGTCGGCGACCGGGTGGAAATCCTGCTGGACGGCGGAATCCGCCGCGGCAGCGACGTCGTGAAGGCCCTGGCCCTCGGCGCTCGCGCGGTGCTGATCGGCCGCGCGTACCTGTGGGGCCTGGCCGCGGACGGCCAGGCGGGCGTCGAGAACGTCCTCGACGTGCTTCGGGGCGGCATCGACTCGACGCTGCTGGCGCTGGGCAAGCGGAGCGTGCACGACCTCACCCGGTCGGACGTGCTGGTGCCCACGGGGTTCGAGGCCGATCTCGGCGTCGCCGTCGGCTGATCACCCGACGTCGGTCTCGGGGACGACCTCGGCGAGTTCGTCGAACCCGGGCGGGCAGTACCCGGCGCCGGCGTCGCGCCGCCGCCGGGTCGCGCTCGACGCGACGGACATGGCGACGGCTTCGCGGAGGTCGAGGCGAAACCGCGCCAGGGGGCGCTGCAGGCGGTAGATCCCCTTGCGCGACTCGTGGATCTCGCCGAGGGGGTTCGCGTGCACCACGGGGAGGTTCTCGACGCCCCACCCGGCTTCGGTCGTGAACGCGCCGTTCCGCAGGCCCAGGCCGTGCTCCGCCGCGCGGCCCGCCAGCCAGAGGAGGGCGACGTCCGCCAGGGACGAGTCCGGGTAACCGCCGCCGACGTCGCTGTGCACCCCGGAGAACCAGACCTGCTCGACCACCTGGTCGCCGGCGTCGTCGTGCCGCGTCCACAGGGCCGGCCGGAAGGCCTTGCGCCGCTCGTCGATCGCGACGGCGTGCATCGCGACGTCGACGCG
This genomic window contains:
- the mftD gene encoding pre-mycofactocin synthase MftD (MftD, an enzyme found in the mycofactocin biosynthesis locus, performs an oxidative deamination of 3-amino-5-[(p-hydroxyphenyl)methyl]-4,4-dimethyl-2-pyrrolidinone (AHDP). The resulting compound, now called pre-mycofactocin (PMFT), is a biologically active redox cofactor that can oxidize the non-exchangeable NADH of TIGR03971 family SDR-type oxidoreductases.), with translation MTWFESVAEAQRRAKKRLPGSVYSALIAGSERGLTLKDNLGAFDELRFAPRTAGHFGERDLSTHVLGRDVALPVLISPTGVQAVHPDGEVAVARAAAARGTSIGLSSFGSKPIEEVVAANPNTYFQVYWTGTREDIRRRLERARAAGAVGIILTLDWSFSHSRDWGSPHIPERLTVRELLRFAPEGLTHPRWLLGYVRTRALPDLGVPNMAQPGEPSPTFFGAYGQWMQTPPPSWEDVAWLRSQWDGPFLLKGVIRVDEARRAVDAGVSAISVSNHGGNNLDGTPATIRALPAIAEAVGDRVEILLDGGIRRGSDVVKALALGARAVLIGRAYLWGLAADGQAGVENVLDVLRGGIDSTLLALGKRSVHDLTRSDVLVPTGFEADLGVAVG